The DNA segment TTAGTAAATAATTAAATATAAAATTATTTACCTTTTATCGATTTTCAAAATTCAAAACATACTTAATCTTTTTATATGTCTCAGCAAATTATAATAGCTGAGCAGGCTCGTATTGCAGCACTACTCACGGATGATCGAGTTGATGAATTAATCGTCGCACAAGGTCAATATCAAATCGGGGATATTTTTTTAGGAACTGTTGAAAATGTTCTACCAGGAATTGATGCTGCTTTTATCCATATTGGAGAAAGTGAAAAAAATGGCTTTATTCATGTATCAGATCTAGGTCCACTAAGACTGAAAAAAGGTGTTGTAGGCATCACTGAGCTTCTTGAACCCAAACAAAAAGTTCTCGTTCAAGTAATGAAGGAACCTACTGGAAATAAAGGGCCCAGACTAACAGGTAATATTTCATTACCTGGTAAATATTTAATACTGCAACCTTTCGGACAAGGTGTGAATATTTCTAGGAAGATAAATACTGATACTGAAAGAAGTCGTTTAAGAGCACTTGGAGTCTTAATTAAACCACCTAGCACAGGTCTATTATTTCGAACAGAAGCCGAAAAAATAAAAGAAGAATTACTTATTGAAGATCTGGAAAATTTAATTCAACAATGGGATCAAGTTTTAAAAATTTCAGAGACTTGTCAACCACCAAATTTAATAAATAGAGATGAAGATTTTTCATTAAAAATTTTAAGAGACTGTATTAAAGCATCAACTAGTAAAGTTGTAATTGATAATAAAGTAGCTCTCGAAAAAGCAAAAGACTTTTTAATTAATAATGATTCTAATGTGGATCTTGTCTTACATAATAATGACATAAATGAACATATTCTTGAAAAATATCAAATTAATAAAACTATTCAAAAGGCACTTGAACCAAGAGTAGATTTACCCTCAGGTGGATATATCATTATTGAGCCTACTGAAGCTTTAACCGTAATTGATGTGAATTCCGGTTCTTTCACAAGATCAGCTAATTCAAGACAAACTGTTTTATGGACGAATTGCGAAGCAGCTGTTGAAATTTCTCGACAAATGAAATTAAGGAATATTGGTGGAGTTTTAGTAATAGACTTTATAGATATGGAATCTCGAAGAGATCAATTTCAGTTACTTGAGCAGTTTACTCTAGCCATAAAAGATGATTCTGCAAGACCTCAGATAGCTGAGTTAACTGAGTTAGGTTTAGTCGAATTAACAAGAAAAAGGCAAGGTCAAAATATATATGAATTATTCGGCAAAAAATGTAATGCTTGCAATGGATTAGGGCATATAAAAAGTTTACCAAACTATCAAAATTCGAATTCAGAAACAAATCACTCTGCAAAAAAATCTAGCAGATTAAATAATACAAAGTTCACAGATTTAGAGCCATCTGAAGTAATTGAAAATCAAGAAAAAATTGTCAAGAAAGAGTTACCTAACTCCAAAATTTTAAATAAAGACGATGATCCTGCCAAACAAAAAGAAAATGATAATGAAATAGTTAATACCCATAATTCAAAAGAAAAGAAAGTAATAACAGTTGAGCTAAGCGAAGTTGAAAAGATTGTCTATAGTCAACTTGGTATTAATCCATTAATTAAATTAGGAAAACAATATCTTACTAATAATCATTTAGTACGTTTAGAGAATAGTAATAACAACGAAAAAGAACTCTCTTTACAAAAGAATAAAAAAGCAAAAACTAAAGTTTCTAATAAGAAAACAAATAAAAAATCCTCAACTTCTAATTCAATAGAAAAGTCTGAAGTTGAAGTAAATGAGTCTAAAGAAATTAATCATGAGAGCAAATTACCAAAGATAACAACTGCTAATGAGGAAGTAGAAATAACAGATGAAATTGATAATTCAAGACGGAAAAGAAGAAGATCATCTGCAAGTATTGAATAAACAACTTGAGATAGGTATTGACGAAGTAGGTCGAGGTGCAGTTTTTGGACCTGTATTTTCTGCAGCTGTAGTTCTAACCGAAAAAAATGGATATACTCTCAAGCAATTGGGTGTAACCGATAGTAAAAAACTAACAGAAAAAAAAAGAAAATTACTTTTGCCGAAAATTATCTCATTATCCTCAGATTACAGTTTGGGACAGTCTTCAGCAAGAGAAATAGATCAACTTGGTATAAGATATGCCACCGAGCTTTCAATGATTAGAGCTATAAAGAAGTTAAAATCCAAACCATATGAAGTTATAATTGACGGTCCATTATCATTAAGACTTTGGAAGAGTCATCAAAGAAATATAATTGCAGGTGATTCCAAATTCACATCAATTGCTGCAGCAAGCATAGTTGCAAAAGTAACACGTGACTTTTTAATGGAAAGATTAGAAAAAAAATTCTCTGGATATTTTATCTTTAAAAATAAAGGCTATGGTACTAAAGAGCATTTATTAAGTCTTAAAGCTAATGGCGTAACGAATCTACATAGGAAAAGTTTTTTAACTAAATTAAACCTTATTTAAATCACACCAATTTACAAAATCTTTTATTAATTGTTGCTGAACTCTAGATTTTATTCCTAATAAAATTCCATTCAATACTGAATGGCCAGTAGATTCTAAAATTTTCTTTGGCACAAGTTTCAAAAGAGGAGGTTGACTTACTGATACACCAAGAAGTGCTTCGCCCTCTAATCCATTATCAGTCGCCTCCAAATTTGCTTTCAAAATTAAACTGAAATCTTCGATTATCCCTAAACCATCTAATTTGCTGTCAAGTGCACTCATTTTTAAAATACCTTCTTTATTCTCAACTGCAATTGATACAACAGGGTTAACATCTAATTGAAAAACCCTGAAACTTGTTACAGTATACTTGTACTTCCCATCCCCTTCAGGTTCCAATTTATTGGGGTCCAGCATTGCTCCAACAACCCTTTCTTCTTCCAAAAGATATTTAGAAAGATATTCTTTATTCCTTGTTACAGAAAGTTTAAGTTTCTGTTTAGCATCAAAAGCTAAAAGCATTTTTCTATATACCTCCAATGCTTAATTGATCTTTTTTTTTTACAATTAATCATGCGCAAACAAGTTGCATATTTGGGCCCTGAAGGGACATACGCAGAAAAAGCAGCTCATATTTTATCAGAGCTTGCCAATTTTGAGTCACCTTTATTTGTACCATGTAATGGGCTATATTCGGTTATTAAAGCAATAGCCTACAACAATTGTGATGCAGCAATAGTGCCTATTGAAAACTCGGTTGAGGGAGGAGTAACAACTACTTTAGACGCACTTTGGAAATTTTCGGATATTAATATCAATAGAGCAATTGTTTTGCCAATAAAACATGCATTAATAAGTGATGGAGATATTTCGGAAATATCAGAAGTACTTTCTCATCCACAAGCTTTAGCTCAATGTTCTGAATGGCTATCTGAGAATCTTCCAGAGGCTATTACTTTATCAACTAATTCAACTTCCGAAGCAGTGAAAATGGTAAAAGGGAGTTCATTTAGAGCAGCTATTGGATCGAAATCTCTTACTGAAATTGAAGGACTTAAAGAACTAGCATTCCCCATTAATGATGTTCCAGGGAATTGTACAAGATTTGTTTTATTAAGTAAAGAATCGATTTTAGATAAAGCTAATATTGCCAGTTTTGCCTTTTCATTGCTCTCAAATAATCCTGGAGCTTTACTTGAAGCTTTAAATTATATTTCAGATTTTGGATTCAATATGAGTAAAATAGAATCTAGGCCTTCTAAAAGAGAACTAGGAGAATATATCATTTACATTGATGTTGATATAAATACAAGAACTAATATTGAAGCGTTCTATGAATTGAAGAAAAAATTAAAACCCTTATGTGAACATTTGGTAGACTTTGGATGTTATTTATCAGAAAAGATTAAATTAGATTAATTAACCTCTACATTTATAAACTCCAAATTCCATTAAACCTTTTTTAAAAGCCCAATCCATTAACAATATTGTAGGAATCTCTCTTACAGACTTTACTAATGCTCTTGGACCTAGGGATAAAATTGCATTTGGCCTTCTAATTCCTTCATATATTGAATCAAACCAAGATGGATTTGTATAGTAATTCCAGTTATCAAAGATAACTTGACCTGAACTATTTTTGTTATTGATAAGAATATTACTAAAATCTTTAATGCTAATAAATTGAGGATGAACCCATTGTTCAAGTAATTGTTTTAGGATTATTTTTTCAAGCGTTGTAGGAGGATATTTTTTTAAATCTCTTGAATTCCAATCAGCTAAAGCTAAATATCCTCCAGGTCTCAAAGTTCTTAACATTTGATCTGCAAATTTATTTTTGTTATTCATATGAGCTCCTGCCTCAACACTCCAAACCCCATCAAATGCTCCATCTTCAAATTTCAAATTTAAAGCATCCATAACTTTGAAGTTACAGCTGCATTCATGAGGCGTAAGTTCTTTAGCTCTTTGTACTTGAGCTGGACTAATTGTTATACCTGTTACATTAAAACCATAATAATTAGCGAGAATCCGAGAGCTTCCACCTATTCCACAACCTACGTCTAAAACCCTTGAACCTCTAGGTAATTTATCCAAACCACTCCAGCTCACCAGCTCATGTACAAACTGGACTTTAGCTTCTCTAAAATCAATATTTTTATTTGGAGGATAGAAACCTAAATGTATATGCTCACCCCACAATCTTTCTAGTAGTTTATCTTGAGTCCACGAGTCATAAGCTGAAGCTACAGTTCCCGAAGAGATATATTTTCTAGTATTAATCCTCCAAAGTACTAAATACAAGAAAAATAGAATTAAAACTAAAAAAATAAAAGATGTTAAGAATAAGGACATTTAATTTTCTTTGATATCTGGAAAACTTTCTTTTAAAGCTGTTCTAGCTGCCAATTGTTTTCTCGTATGATCTAACATTTCAAACTCTCTTTGCAAACGTGTATATGTACTCCTCTCTTCTAAAAGTTTCTGCTGCTCTTCAGCCACCGGTCCACCTAAATGAGCACCAATCCAAAAAGAGAGTTCCATAGGGTTTTCAGGTAATTTATCAGGAAGAACTTTTTGAGAATTAGTTAGTTTACTAGTTAATTTAACTACATCATTTAATGCTTCAGTAACAGAATCTCTTAAAAGATCTAAACTTTGGAAACTTTCGATATTTTCATCAGTAATCCAACTAACAATCGCTGAGCAATATGGTGTTGAACGTACAACTTCTAAGACTTGGAATCTTTGCTGTCCCAACGTGACTATATTACTTCTTCCATCATCGGCTGTTTGATGTTTAATTATTTGAGCACAGCAGCCAACGTTAGCCATACTTTTAGTATTAGGATCCCATTTAATTACCCCAAACATTGAATCTGATTCAAGAACAGATTTAAGCATAATTCTGTATCTTGATTCAAATATGTGTAGAGGTAAAACTTCTTGAGGGAAAAGAACAACTTCTGGGAGAGGGAATAATGGTAATTCCCTTACTGAAAGCTCTCCCATTTAAACCTCAAAATCTATAACTACATATTAGTAAATTTAGGCACTATTCGGGCAATCTTATAGTTTAACTTCTATATCTACACCGCTAGGAAGATCTAGTTTCATTAAAGCATCAATGGTTTTGGCAGAGGGGCTATAGATATCAATAATTCTTCTATGAGTTCTTGTCTCAAAATGCTCTCTAGAATCCTTATCCACATGCGGAGATCTTAGAACACAATAAATTTTTCTTTTAGTTGGTAATGGTATAGGACCGATAGCTGAAGCAGCAGTTGTATCTGCTGTTTGAATAATTTTGTCACATGACAAATCCAGCATTCTTCTATCAAATGCTTTTAATCTTATACGAATCTTTTGTTGAGCAAGTGATGTTGTCATAAATTTGAATTGATCTCTTAATAAAAGGGTTATTGATAATCAATAACCCGTATCTCTTATTTAATTATTCTAGATTATCAGAGGTTAACTTCATAAAATTAAAGAAATTTATTCAATAATTTTAGAAACAACACCAGCTCCAATGGTACGACCACCTTCGCGAATAGCAAAGCGCATACCTTGTTCAATAGCAACTGGACAAATTAATTCACCAGTCATTTTTATTCTGTCTCCTGGCATTACCAT comes from the Prochlorococcus marinus str. MIT 9515 genome and includes:
- the rpsJ gene encoding 30S ribosomal protein S10 — encoded protein: MTTSLAQQKIRIRLKAFDRRMLDLSCDKIIQTADTTAASAIGPIPLPTKRKIYCVLRSPHVDKDSREHFETRTHRRIIDIYSPSAKTIDALMKLDLPSGVDIEVKL
- a CDS encoding methyltransferase domain-containing protein; this translates as MSLFLTSFIFLVLILFFLYLVLWRINTRKYISSGTVASAYDSWTQDKLLERLWGEHIHLGFYPPNKNIDFREAKVQFVHELVSWSGLDKLPRGSRVLDVGCGIGGSSRILANYYGFNVTGITISPAQVQRAKELTPHECSCNFKVMDALNLKFEDGAFDGVWSVEAGAHMNNKNKFADQMLRTLRPGGYLALADWNSRDLKKYPPTTLEKIILKQLLEQWVHPQFISIKDFSNILINNKNSSGQVIFDNWNYYTNPSWFDSIYEGIRRPNAILSLGPRALVKSVREIPTILLMDWAFKKGLMEFGVYKCRG
- the pheA gene encoding prephenate dehydratase, giving the protein MRKQVAYLGPEGTYAEKAAHILSELANFESPLFVPCNGLYSVIKAIAYNNCDAAIVPIENSVEGGVTTTLDALWKFSDININRAIVLPIKHALISDGDISEISEVLSHPQALAQCSEWLSENLPEAITLSTNSTSEAVKMVKGSSFRAAIGSKSLTEIEGLKELAFPINDVPGNCTRFVLLSKESILDKANIASFAFSLLSNNPGALLEALNYISDFGFNMSKIESRPSKRELGEYIIYIDVDINTRTNIEAFYELKKKLKPLCEHLVDFGCYLSEKIKLD
- a CDS encoding LON peptidase substrate-binding domain-containing protein — protein: MGELSVRELPLFPLPEVVLFPQEVLPLHIFESRYRIMLKSVLESDSMFGVIKWDPNTKSMANVGCCAQIIKHQTADDGRSNIVTLGQQRFQVLEVVRSTPYCSAIVSWITDENIESFQSLDLLRDSVTEALNDVVKLTSKLTNSQKVLPDKLPENPMELSFWIGAHLGGPVAEEQQKLLEERSTYTRLQREFEMLDHTRKQLAARTALKESFPDIKEN
- a CDS encoding ribonuclease HII → MKLIIQDGKEEDHLQVLNKQLEIGIDEVGRGAVFGPVFSAAVVLTEKNGYTLKQLGVTDSKKLTEKKRKLLLPKIISLSSDYSLGQSSAREIDQLGIRYATELSMIRAIKKLKSKPYEVIIDGPLSLRLWKSHQRNIIAGDSKFTSIAAASIVAKVTRDFLMERLEKKFSGYFIFKNKGYGTKEHLLSLKANGVTNLHRKSFLTKLNLI
- a CDS encoding Rne/Rng family ribonuclease; translation: MSQQIIIAEQARIAALLTDDRVDELIVAQGQYQIGDIFLGTVENVLPGIDAAFIHIGESEKNGFIHVSDLGPLRLKKGVVGITELLEPKQKVLVQVMKEPTGNKGPRLTGNISLPGKYLILQPFGQGVNISRKINTDTERSRLRALGVLIKPPSTGLLFRTEAEKIKEELLIEDLENLIQQWDQVLKISETCQPPNLINRDEDFSLKILRDCIKASTSKVVIDNKVALEKAKDFLINNDSNVDLVLHNNDINEHILEKYQINKTIQKALEPRVDLPSGGYIIIEPTEALTVIDVNSGSFTRSANSRQTVLWTNCEAAVEISRQMKLRNIGGVLVIDFIDMESRRDQFQLLEQFTLAIKDDSARPQIAELTELGLVELTRKRQGQNIYELFGKKCNACNGLGHIKSLPNYQNSNSETNHSAKKSSRLNNTKFTDLEPSEVIENQEKIVKKELPNSKILNKDDDPAKQKENDNEIVNTHNSKEKKVITVELSEVEKIVYSQLGINPLIKLGKQYLTNNHLVRLENSNNNEKELSLQKNKKAKTKVSNKKTNKKSSTSNSIEKSEVEVNESKEINHESKLPKITTANEEVEITDEIDNSRRKRRRSSASIE
- a CDS encoding DUF1997 domain-containing protein; translation: MLLAFDAKQKLKLSVTRNKEYLSKYLLEEERVVGAMLDPNKLEPEGDGKYKYTVTSFRVFQLDVNPVVSIAVENKEGILKMSALDSKLDGLGIIEDFSLILKANLEATDNGLEGEALLGVSVSQPPLLKLVPKKILESTGHSVLNGILLGIKSRVQQQLIKDFVNWCDLNKV